One Clostridium sp. CM027 genomic window carries:
- a CDS encoding TRM11 family methyltransferase: MFQLPQNEKKYLYTTNYSSDEESLCKMEIKCLFNKPLDEKHLFSDIYVDPSRSPFIKKCISIMYTGETMKQVIDQIVMDKLTGINYKVAYINATDENIGFHERRRIEFEIGFKILGEAEMKNPRIIFGITKVANNWIFGECESNASEWLLHNKKPFSYSNALKVNVCRALVNIAVANNLNCSVVDPCCGIGTVLIEAISMDINIKGYEINPYIGENAKANLRYFGYDDVITICDMNDIANKFNVAIVDLPYGIFTQITTEEQLAIMSSTRRIADRMVIITFDNMEEQITSVGFHIDDRCTVSKGTFKRHIFICS; the protein is encoded by the coding sequence ATGTTTCAGCTACCACAAAATGAAAAGAAGTATTTATACACAACTAATTATTCGAGTGATGAAGAAAGCCTATGCAAAATGGAAATAAAGTGCCTCTTTAATAAACCCCTTGATGAAAAGCACTTGTTTTCTGATATTTATGTGGATCCATCTAGAAGTCCTTTTATAAAAAAATGCATTTCTATAATGTATACCGGAGAAACAATGAAACAGGTCATTGATCAAATTGTTATGGACAAACTTACCGGCATAAATTATAAAGTTGCTTATATCAATGCTACTGATGAAAATATTGGTTTTCATGAGAGGCGTAGGATTGAATTCGAAATAGGCTTTAAAATACTCGGAGAAGCTGAAATGAAAAATCCCAGAATTATCTTTGGCATAACAAAAGTAGCTAACAACTGGATATTTGGTGAATGTGAGAGCAATGCTTCTGAATGGCTATTGCACAATAAAAAACCTTTTTCTTATTCAAATGCACTAAAGGTGAATGTATGTCGGGCCCTTGTTAATATAGCTGTAGCTAATAATCTAAATTGCAGCGTTGTAGATCCATGTTGTGGCATTGGGACGGTACTAATTGAAGCTATTTCAATGGATATTAATATTAAAGGTTATGAGATAAATCCATACATTGGTGAAAATGCAAAGGCAAACCTCCGGTATTTTGGATATGATGATGTAATAACTATTTGTGATATGAATGATATTGCGAATAAATTTAATGTGGCCATCGTTGATCTTCCTTATGGTATATTCACTCAAATTACGACCGAGGAACAGTTAGCCATTATGAGTAGTACTCGTAGAATAGCGGATAGAATGGTAATAATTACTTTTGATAATATGGAAGAGCAAATTACTTCCGTTGGCTTTCACATAGATGATCGGTGTACGGTGTCTAAAGGGACCTTTAAAAGACACATATTCATATGTAGTTAA